One genomic region from Rosa rugosa chromosome 1, drRosRugo1.1, whole genome shotgun sequence encodes:
- the LOC133724735 gene encoding asparagine synthetase [glutamine-hydrolyzing] 2-like, which produces MGMGGVSLLPLGLAKVFQGGGGSLSWRSGRSKTAPCGRLPRWVSRSFWATWLSDYLQAHLTDLVGQLYPWVWIWDPGDLVLGLLLNCAIFIPLGVLLLLAGRLFIPKFYKKSQYNYIVSTTIECLGEQCSLCWDESSIDWSADPLHAQIADSDGWIYKSQGRDNSFVVGNYLEEAGDLPSVYARFELQRGQDRHCHGSIWFASEMKAISDACERFISFPPGHLYSSKQGGLRRWYNPQWFLEKIPSTPYDPIVLREAFEKAVLKRLMTDVPFGVLLSGGLDSSLVAAVACRYLAKSEAARQWGSQLHTFCLNLQGSPDLKAAREVADYLGTHHHEFHFTVQEGIDALEEVIYHIETYDVTTIRASIPMFLMSRKIKSLGVKMVLSGEGSDEIFGGYLYFHKAPNKEEFHQETYQKIKALHLYNCLRATKSTSAWGVEAHVPFLDKEFIKTAMNIDPEWKMIRPDLGRIDKWVLRKAFDDDQKPYLPKAEGAI; this is translated from the exons ATGGGGATGGGCGGTGTTAGTCTCCTACCGCTGGGGCTGGCGAAGGTGTTTCAGGGAGGTGGTGGATCTCTGAGTTGGCGTTCGGGAAGATCGAAGACAGCGCCGTGCGGGAGGCTGCCGCGATGGGTGTCTAGATCTTTCTGGGCTACCTGGCTTTCGGACTATCTTCAGGCCCATCTCACCGATTTGGTAGGCCAGCTCTATCCATGGGTgtggatttgggacccagggGACCTTGTACTGGGTCTTTTGCTTAACTGTGCCATTTTCATTCCTCTGGGTGTGCTGTTATTACTCGCAGGTAGACTGTTCATTCCTAAATTCTACAAGAAGTCTCAGTATAATTAcattgtgagtaccacaattgagtgccttGGCGAGCAGTGTTCTTTATGCTGGGATGAGTCTAGTATTGATTGGTCTGCCGATCCTTTACATGCCCAGATTGCGGATTCTGATGGTTGGATCTACAAATCTCAAGGTCGTGACAATAGTTttgttgttggtaattatcttgaggaggctgGAGATTTACCTTCAGTTTATGCTAG ATTTGAACTACAACGAGGACAAGACCGTCATTGTCACG GATCAATTTGGTTTGCTTCAGAAATGAAAGCTATAAGTGATGCTTGTGAAAGATTCATATCTTTTCCTCCTGGGCATTTATACTCTAGCAAACAAG GAGGGCTGAGAAGGTGGTACAATCCACAATGGTTTTTGGAGAAGATACCATCAACTCCTTATGATCCCATTGTTTTACGTGAGGCTTTTGAGAAG GCTGTGTTAAAGAGACTTATGACAGATGTACCATTCGGTGTTCTTTTGTCTGGAGGGTTGGACTCATCACTTGTTGCTGCTGTGGCTTGTCGCTATTTGGCTAAATCAGAAGCTGCACGTCAGTGGGGGTCACAGTTACATACCTTTTGCTTG AATCTTCAGGGTTCTCCAGATTTGAAAGCAGCAAGAGAAGTTGCAGATTATCTTGGAACTCATCATCACGAGTTTCACTTTACTGTTCAG GAAGGCATAGACGCGCTTGAAGAAGTTATCTACCATATCGAGACATATGATGTGACCACTATCAGAGCCAGCATTCCAATGTTTCTTATGTCTCGTAAAATTAAATCTCTGGGAGTAAAAATGGTTCTTTCTGGAGAAGGTTCAGATGAAATCTTTGGTGGCTACTTGTATTTCCACAAGGCACCAAACAAGGAGGAGTTTCACCAAGAAACATACCAGAAG ATCAAAGCTCTTCATCTGTACAACTGTCTGAGGGCCACCAAATCGACTTCAGCTTGGGGTGTTGAGGCTCATGTACCATTTCTCGACAAAGAATTCATCAAGACTGCTATGAACATTGATCCAGAATGGAAAATG ATCAGGCCTGATCTTGGGAGGATTGATAAGTGGGTCTTACGCAAAGCATTTGATGATGATCAGAAGCCATATTTACCAAAG GCAGAAGGAGCAATTTAG